In the genome of bacterium, the window TTACCTGAGCCGGGCGGTGAACAACCCCATGCGGCCGGTCGTGGCCATCCTCGGCGGCGCCAAGGCCAGCACCAAGATCGGCATCGTCGAAAAGCTTTTGACCCGCATGGACAAAATTGTTATCGGCGGCGGAATGGCGGGCACTTTTCACCGCGCCCTGGGCTACGAGATGGGGCACAGCCTGGTCGAGGAAAATCTGATCGACACGGCCAGAAACATCATGAAAAAAGCACAGGAACTCTGCGTGAAGTTCTATCTGCCCTGCGATTATGTCGTGGCCGACAAGTTCGAAGCCTCGGCGGAGACGAAAGTGGTACCCGCCCAGGAAGTGCCCGCCGAATGGTATGCCCTTGATATCGGACCCGCGAGCGCCATGCTTTTTTCCGAAGTGATCCAGGGCGCCAAGACCATCATCTGGAACGGCCCGATGGGGGTCTTTGAAGTGGATGCCTTCAGCCGCGGCACCTACGCCATCGTCAACCATGTGGCCAACTCCTATGCCCTGACCATCGTGGGCGGCGGCGACACGGATGTGGCGGTGCACGCGGCGGGAGAGTCCCAGCGAATCTCCTACATCAGCACAGGCGGCGGAGCCTTCCTCGAGCTGCTTGAGGGGAAGGAACTCCCCGGAATCGCTTCCCTGACCGACAAAACCTAGTCCGCATTCACCGGGAGGCAAAGAGCAGATGAGCGCACGCCGGATTCTTGTGGCCGGAAACTGGAAGATGAACATGCTGCTCGGCGAGGGGAGCGCCCTGGCAAGCGCCATCGCCGGGGGACTTCCCCAGCAACGGCGGACAGAGGTCGTTCTTGC includes:
- a CDS encoding phosphoglycerate kinase yields the protein MAGLTSTIEDGTPKLGIEDINVSGKKVFLRVDFNVPLDSQLKITDDTRIRSALATINYLLDEDARVIIAAHLGRPKGKPDPKFSLAPAAKRLSRLLDKECPIAPDCVGPKVQAMVDKMESGTVLVLENLRFHPEEEENDPGFAKQLAALADVYVSDAFGNAHREHASMSAITKFLQPAAAGFLMLKEVNYLSRAVNNPMRPVVAILGGAKASTKIGIVEKLLTRMDKIVIGGGMAGTFHRALGYEMGHSLVEENLIDTARNIMKKAQELCVKFYLPCDYVVADKFEASAETKVVPAQEVPAEWYALDIGPASAMLFSEVIQGAKTIIWNGPMGVFEVDAFSRGTYAIVNHVANSYALTIVGGGDTDVAVHAAGESQRISYISTGGGAFLELLEGKELPGIASLTDKT